From one Haloplasma contractile SSD-17B genomic stretch:
- the megL gene encoding methionine gamma-lyase yields MSKQDKGFSTRAIHAGHDDNKHGTLATPIYQTSTFVFDHADQGGNRFKLEEPGYIYTRLGNPTLTVLEDKIASLENADGCISTASGISAVSTPIWTLLSKGDHIVSDCNLYGCTFAYFMHGLSRFGVDVTLVDASNPNEVKNAMRKNTKLIYCETPSNPSLKLVDIKAMSVIAKEYNAYLMVDNTFATPYLQRPMDLGADLVIHSGTKYLNGHGDVICGFICAKEELLTDLRYVGLKDMTGSVLSPFDAFLVIRGVKTLALRMEKHCEQAEVVARYLEQHKKVKRVYYPGLESHPQYELAKRQMKRPGAIISFELDGGLEDGKELINSTKLCKLAVSLGDLETLIQHPASMTHSPYTKEERLASGISDELIRLSIGLEDVDDIIADLDQALATI; encoded by the coding sequence ATGAGCAAACAAGATAAAGGATTTTCAACTCGAGCAATACATGCAGGACACGATGACAATAAACATGGTACCCTTGCAACGCCAATTTATCAGACTTCAACTTTTGTTTTTGATCATGCAGATCAGGGTGGAAATCGATTTAAGTTAGAAGAGCCAGGATATATTTATACAAGATTAGGGAACCCAACACTAACGGTTTTAGAAGATAAAATAGCATCACTAGAAAATGCGGATGGATGTATCTCAACAGCATCCGGAATTAGTGCAGTATCAACACCAATATGGACATTACTTAGTAAAGGGGATCATATTGTATCCGACTGTAATTTATATGGATGTACTTTTGCATATTTTATGCATGGCTTATCTCGTTTTGGAGTTGATGTAACATTAGTTGATGCAAGTAATCCGAATGAAGTAAAAAACGCAATGAGGAAAAATACTAAACTAATTTATTGTGAAACCCCAAGTAATCCATCACTCAAACTGGTAGATATAAAAGCAATGTCAGTTATAGCTAAAGAATATAATGCATACCTAATGGTGGATAATACATTTGCTACTCCATATTTACAAAGACCTATGGATCTTGGTGCTGATCTTGTCATTCATTCAGGAACGAAATATTTAAATGGGCATGGAGATGTAATATGTGGATTTATTTGTGCAAAGGAAGAACTTTTAACTGATTTACGATATGTAGGTTTAAAGGACATGACTGGCTCAGTATTATCACCATTTGATGCATTCTTAGTAATAAGAGGCGTAAAGACATTGGCATTAAGAATGGAGAAACACTGTGAACAAGCAGAAGTAGTAGCAAGATATCTTGAACAACATAAAAAAGTGAAACGTGTATATTATCCAGGACTAGAGTCGCATCCACAATATGAATTAGCTAAACGTCAAATGAAAAGACCGGGAGCTATAATATCGTTTGAATTAGATGGTGGTCTTGAAGATGGTAAGGAATTAATAAATTCTACAAAACTGTGTAAGCTAGCAGTATCTTTGGGAGATTTAGAAACACTCATACAACATCCTGCTAGTATGACCCATTCACCTTATACAAAAGAGGAACGATTGGCATCTGGTATTTCAGACGAATTGATACGATTATCGATTGGACTTGAAGATGTTGATGATATAATAGCTGATCTAGATCAGGCTTTAGCAACTATATAA
- a CDS encoding patatin-like phospholipase family protein, giving the protein MKIDLIFEGGGVLGLSFIGAYKSLFNQGFDIERCGGTSAGSIIASLIMAGYLPDELETIIMNTDFNKFTKKTKTGKLPLLGRWISLFTNNGLYDSRYLEEWLNDLLKVKGIESFGDVYRNGNTKLKIIASDVTKRKMLVLPDDLVDYGINPKTFSIAKAVRMSCNIPLYFTPVKLEYEKGSSLIVDGGLLSSYPIWLFDEDSKWPTIGLKIRDVMSNSYNGKDGFYSYIKDLIDTTTNRDETNFIKNEDLVRTIIIDYNEKIDTKDFTLSNTQIKELYTNGFNCTENYLNHETFLKDLKINWSKIVREQLSRKN; this is encoded by the coding sequence ATGAAGATAGACTTAATATTTGAAGGTGGAGGCGTTCTAGGTTTATCGTTTATCGGAGCGTACAAGTCTTTGTTTAATCAAGGATTTGATATAGAGCGTTGTGGTGGAACTTCAGCAGGATCAATAATAGCATCTTTGATTATGGCTGGGTACTTACCTGATGAGTTAGAAACAATCATTATGAACACAGACTTCAATAAATTTACAAAGAAAACCAAGACAGGAAAATTACCGCTATTAGGTCGATGGATCTCTTTATTTACTAATAACGGACTATATGACAGTAGATATCTTGAGGAGTGGCTGAATGACTTATTAAAAGTTAAAGGAATAGAGAGTTTTGGAGATGTATATAGAAACGGTAATACCAAATTAAAAATCATAGCAAGTGATGTTACAAAAAGAAAGATGCTAGTATTACCTGATGATTTAGTAGATTACGGAATAAACCCAAAAACATTCAGTATTGCAAAGGCAGTTCGTATGAGTTGTAATATACCTCTATACTTCACTCCAGTTAAATTAGAGTATGAAAAAGGAAGTAGTTTAATTGTAGATGGTGGATTACTTAGTAGTTATCCTATTTGGCTTTTCGATGAAGATAGTAAGTGGCCAACTATAGGACTAAAGATTAGAGATGTGATGAGTAACAGTTACAACGGAAAGGATGGATTTTATTCATATATTAAAGATTTAATAGACACAACTACGAATCGTGATGAAACAAATTTTATAAAAAATGAAGATTTAGTTCGTACTATAATAATTGATTATAATGAAAAAATTGATACAAAAGATTTTACTCTAAGTAATACCCAAATAAAAGAGTTGTATACAAATGGATTTAATTGTACTGAAAATTATTTGAATCATGAGACCTTTCTTAAAGACCTTAAAATAAACTGGAGTAAAATTGTTAGAGAACAATTAAGTAGAAAAAACTAA
- a CDS encoding DegV family protein, with protein MLRIVVDSTADLPRDLFDQYDIDMIPLSVHIDETEYLDKRNIKVEEVYNSLREGKDLKTSQPNPLEIIKVLEKSAKNGDDIIIITLSSKLSGTHQVINMVSNQLMDEYKDSSIHVIDSKGGSAIAGIMALQAALLIEKKYNKNEILEVLNDLSNHCEHIFTIADLKYIIKSGRVTKAEAFIGNVLRVKPILRVIDGEIKIYKKVRGNKKLLNTIVEIVEEKIKQFPNQIVGICHADDEGMACQVEKLLKEKFTNIKTFVDTIGSALGTHIGIGGIGIFFFNKEPKVYINQL; from the coding sequence ATGTTGAGAATTGTGGTTGATAGTACCGCTGATTTACCACGGGATTTATTTGATCAGTATGATATCGATATGATTCCATTATCTGTACACATTGACGAAACAGAATATCTAGACAAACGTAATATCAAAGTTGAGGAAGTTTATAACTCATTACGTGAAGGTAAAGATTTGAAAACATCTCAACCAAATCCTTTAGAGATTATTAAAGTACTAGAGAAATCCGCGAAAAATGGTGATGACATAATTATTATAACTTTATCATCTAAACTATCTGGAACCCATCAAGTAATAAATATGGTTTCAAATCAACTAATGGATGAGTATAAAGATTCTAGTATACATGTTATAGATTCTAAGGGTGGATCTGCAATAGCTGGAATAATGGCATTACAAGCTGCTCTATTAATTGAAAAAAAATATAACAAAAATGAAATACTTGAAGTACTAAATGATCTTTCTAATCATTGTGAACATATTTTTACAATAGCAGATTTAAAGTATATTATAAAAAGTGGAAGAGTCACAAAGGCAGAGGCATTCATTGGTAATGTTCTTAGAGTAAAACCAATACTAAGAGTAATAGATGGTGAAATAAAAATTTACAAAAAAGTAAGAGGAAATAAAAAATTATTAAATACTATTGTTGAAATAGTAGAGGAAAAGATAAAACAGTTTCCGAATCAAATTGTAGGTATATGCCATGCTGATGACGAAGGAATGGCGTGTCAGGTGGAGAAACTCCTAAAAGAGAAGTTTACAAATATAAAGACATTTGTAGATACAATTGGTAGTGCATTAGGAACACACATTGGAATCGGTGGAATTGGTATATTCTTTTTTAATAAAGAACCAAAGGTATATATCAATCAATTATAA
- a CDS encoding family 1 encapsulin nanocompartment shell protein — translation MLKRNVAPLNSEQWNEIDSRAKDVLNTYLSARRVLHVDGPKGWNYTVVEEGRLNEVKEYNNDTRYGLYKVKPLVETRVEFDLDRWEIDNLIRGAKDVNLEPLEEAVKEIALFEENALYNGIEGAGINGLINDSENQVIEFGKDGSSIMDAITDGILRLKKNYVDTPYTLIVGDKAMKLINQKIEGVPLKDRIENLTGTDIVYSHVVDGALLVPYDHEDLEMTIGKDLSIGFQSSDVKTVRLFITESFTHRTLDPSLIINYSL, via the coding sequence ATGTTAAAACGAAATGTTGCACCACTAAATAGTGAGCAATGGAATGAAATTGATTCTCGTGCAAAAGATGTCTTGAATACTTATTTATCTGCGAGAAGGGTATTGCATGTAGACGGACCAAAGGGTTGGAATTATACTGTTGTTGAAGAAGGTCGGTTAAATGAGGTTAAGGAATATAATAACGATACTAGATACGGTTTATACAAAGTTAAACCTTTGGTTGAAACTAGAGTTGAATTTGATTTAGATCGTTGGGAGATTGATAACCTTATAAGAGGTGCTAAGGATGTAAATCTTGAACCTCTTGAGGAAGCTGTCAAAGAGATTGCGTTATTTGAAGAAAATGCACTCTATAATGGAATTGAAGGTGCAGGAATAAATGGTTTAATTAATGACTCTGAAAATCAAGTAATCGAATTTGGAAAAGATGGGTCTTCAATAATGGATGCAATTACCGATGGTATACTAAGACTTAAAAAGAACTATGTAGACACCCCCTATACATTAATTGTAGGGGATAAAGCAATGAAGCTAATTAATCAAAAAATAGAAGGTGTTCCTCTAAAGGATAGAATTGAAAACTTAACAGGAACAGACATTGTATATAGTCATGTTGTTGATGGAGCTTTACTAGTTCCATATGATCATGAAGATTTAGAGATGACAATTGGTAAAGATCTATCGATTGGTTTTCAATCAAGTGATGTTAAAACAGTAAGACTTTTTATTACTGAATCATTTACACATCGAACACTTGATCCATCATTAATTATTAATTATTCATTATAG
- a CDS encoding encapsulin-associated ferritin-like protein — translation MNDYHEPIEKLDEHALNCVRALKSLMEEVEAVNWYHQRIAASNDEDLKHILEHNRNEEIEHACMALEWLRKNMPGWDEEMRRNLFKEDKTDETNENDSLNIGNLKNMK, via the coding sequence ATGAATGATTATCATGAACCAATTGAAAAACTTGATGAGCATGCGCTTAATTGTGTAAGGGCATTAAAAAGTTTAATGGAAGAAGTTGAGGCAGTAAATTGGTATCATCAACGAATAGCTGCGTCTAATGATGAAGACTTGAAACATATACTTGAGCATAATCGAAATGAAGAGATTGAACATGCATGTATGGCGTTAGAATGGTTGCGAAAAAATATGCCAGGATGGGACGAAGAGATGCGACGAAATCTTTTTAAAGAGGATAAAACAGATGAAACAAATGAGAATGATAGTTTGAATATTGGTAATCTAAAAAATATGAAATAA
- a CDS encoding DUF805 domain-containing protein translates to MMETMINTYKDFWVRYVDFQGLSSRPQYWYVVLINFILGLIIAFLPETNSSIYGIATFIPGIALTVKRLHDTDRS, encoded by the coding sequence ATGATGGAAACAATGATTAATACTTATAAAGATTTTTGGGTAAGATATGTAGATTTTCAAGGCTTAAGTAGTAGACCTCAATATTGGTATGTTGTACTAATTAATTTCATACTTGGGCTTATAATAGCTTTTCTACCTGAAACTAATTCAAGCATTTATGGTATAGCAACCTTCATTCCAGGTATAGCATTAACAGTTAAACGATTACATGATACTGATCGCAGTTGA
- a CDS encoding linear amide C-N hydrolase, which produces MASIITACSEFMLPGSKNIKVSGRTMDWKDHLDSSFIVVPRGTQIHSYYDGEDKNKVPFKQGMKWVTEYGYVGINVFHLPLLFDGLNEYGLSAALLFLKDVKYPQPDNNPENNISMIYLLQYILGKCKTVKDVIKFLNKDKVTVCGLHALELSGNRNIHLIIHDSTGKSLVLEAEDGVIKQYHDDDASVLTNSPFLHWHLTNRRNYCNLTSKDPSTEIPWTSFGHGSGMQGLPGDSSPPSRFVRLSVFRTNSPISNTVHEEIQQAFHIINRVTLVNGENKVDRTQWEVVRDHINRIYYLRTNQNQSIRSINLNRIDFSANKKYNPLPLDTGKLHEDITPFFS; this is translated from the coding sequence ATGGCATCTATAATCACTGCTTGTAGTGAGTTTATGTTACCCGGATCTAAAAATATTAAAGTATCAGGTCGTACTATGGATTGGAAGGATCATTTGGATTCGAGCTTTATTGTTGTACCTAGGGGCACTCAAATTCATAGTTATTATGATGGAGAAGATAAGAATAAAGTACCATTTAAACAAGGTATGAAATGGGTAACAGAATATGGTTATGTTGGAATAAATGTATTTCATTTACCTTTACTATTTGATGGTCTTAATGAATATGGTTTATCTGCAGCTTTATTATTTTTAAAGGACGTTAAGTATCCACAACCTGACAATAATCCAGAGAATAATATTTCTATGATTTATTTATTGCAATATATTCTAGGAAAGTGTAAAACCGTTAAAGATGTAATCAAATTTTTGAATAAGGATAAGGTGACTGTTTGTGGTTTGCATGCTTTAGAACTGTCAGGTAATCGCAACATTCACTTAATCATACATGATTCAACTGGTAAAAGTTTAGTACTAGAGGCGGAAGATGGTGTAATCAAACAATATCATGATGATGATGCATCTGTCTTAACTAACTCTCCGTTTTTACACTGGCACTTAACTAATAGGAGAAATTATTGTAATTTAACTAGTAAAGATCCATCAACTGAAATACCTTGGACTTCATTTGGTCATGGTAGTGGAATGCAAGGACTTCCCGGTGATTCATCACCTCCATCTAGATTTGTTCGTTTATCAGTTTTTAGAACTAATTCACCAATTAGTAATACTGTACACGAGGAAATTCAACAGGCATTTCATATTATTAATCGTGTTACATTGGTTAATGGTGAAAACAAAGTAGATCGTACCCAGTGGGAGGTAGTCAGAGATCATATTAATAGAATCTATTATCTTCGTACAAATCAAAACCAATCAATAAGATCCATTAATCTCAATAGGATAGATTTCAGTGCAAATAAAAAATATAATCCTTTACCTTTAGATACGGGTAAGTTGCATGAAGATATTACACCATTTTTTTCATAG
- a CDS encoding HEAT repeat domain-containing protein, translated as MNQRTESINGVKIPCDKSILELEKMLDMEMAYFNVACIALGYKGDEKSLKLLSEVLLDKDWCKRRLAIEALSYHKMAYSLKNELIKLLDDTSKYVVITTLRTIKVHCIKEAYNKVIELTKSLIEEVRKEAVECLCEVGSVDDFQLVIHIYSYDQSNQVKDVAAWFIRQRACENNWKQAVEILSKGKLARHREWALELIDIYWDESVIYIIRDLLNDKDGHVRKKANKIKNNHQYE; from the coding sequence ATGAATCAAAGGACAGAATCTATTAATGGAGTGAAAATCCCATGTGATAAAAGTATATTAGAATTAGAAAAAATGTTGGATATGGAAATGGCCTATTTTAATGTAGCTTGTATTGCTCTAGGATATAAAGGTGATGAAAAGTCTTTAAAACTATTATCAGAGGTTTTACTAGATAAAGATTGGTGTAAAAGAAGGTTAGCAATTGAGGCACTAAGCTATCATAAAATGGCATATTCGTTAAAGAATGAGTTAATTAAACTACTTGATGATACATCAAAGTATGTAGTTATTACAACTCTTAGAACTATTAAAGTTCATTGCATTAAAGAAGCATATAATAAAGTTATAGAATTAACAAAATCATTAATTGAAGAAGTAAGGAAAGAAGCTGTAGAATGTCTTTGCGAGGTAGGATCAGTAGATGATTTTCAGTTAGTAATACATATATATTCTTATGATCAATCAAATCAAGTAAAAGATGTTGCGGCTTGGTTTATACGACAAAGAGCATGTGAAAATAATTGGAAGCAGGCTGTTGAAATATTATCAAAAGGTAAATTAGCCAGACACAGGGAATGGGCTTTAGAGTTGATAGATATTTATTGGGATGAATCTGTTATTTATATTATTAGAGATTTACTAAATGATAAAGATGGTCATGTTAGGAAAAAAGCTAATAAAATAAAAAATAATCATCAATACGAATAA
- a CDS encoding helix-turn-helix domain-containing protein, with the protein MNIGLKIKSLRREQNVTQEKLADYLHISYQAVSKWENETASPDISLIVPLANFFGVTTDYLLDNTSNENYAEIEAINDKIASLRNIGKTTEAIKLLSDSLLIYPKEFRFMYLLANMLSGYHSTPEQEKLAKLEKYDEQAVKLCEKILEDCSDEEIRNSAKILLCYQYPKVGKRDKAIELAKKMPSLYATGSLLLASIYDGEEKIKQRQENLKDYLTQSALELLWSISNQNLGNELSNEEKIVYLKDAITIMNTLFYDGNFLFEHIRMFEIYIRLSRLMAETDNLPECLECLKSAKFHALLYDQLPEGDIPYTSRYINRLSFNRKSILTNSENSAITNFKETLKNKCFDKYRDNVEFLDLL; encoded by the coding sequence ATGAATATAGGATTAAAGATTAAGAGTTTAAGAAGAGAACAAAATGTGACTCAAGAAAAACTGGCTGATTATTTACACATTTCTTATCAAGCTGTTAGCAAATGGGAAAATGAAACCGCATCTCCGGATATATCTCTAATTGTTCCATTGGCTAATTTTTTTGGTGTGACTACCGATTATTTACTTGATAACACTTCTAACGAAAATTATGCTGAAATTGAAGCAATCAACGATAAGATTGCATCCCTTCGTAATATCGGCAAGACTACAGAAGCAATAAAGTTGTTAAGTGATAGTCTACTGATCTATCCAAAGGAGTTTCGGTTTATGTACCTTCTCGCAAATATGTTATCTGGATACCATTCCACACCAGAGCAGGAGAAGCTTGCCAAACTAGAAAAATATGATGAACAAGCTGTTAAGCTTTGCGAGAAAATTCTAGAGGACTGCAGCGATGAGGAAATCCGAAATAGTGCAAAGATACTTTTATGTTACCAGTATCCAAAAGTCGGTAAAAGAGACAAAGCAATCGAATTAGCTAAGAAGATGCCTTCATTATATGCGACAGGATCATTGTTATTAGCATCGATTTATGATGGTGAAGAAAAAATTAAACAGAGACAAGAAAATCTCAAAGATTATCTCACACAGTCTGCGCTTGAACTATTATGGTCAATTTCCAATCAAAATTTGGGTAATGAGCTTAGCAATGAGGAAAAAATAGTGTATTTAAAAGACGCAATCACAATTATGAACACCTTATTTTATGATGGAAATTTCTTATTTGAACATATCCGCATGTTTGAAATATATATTCGTCTATCCCGGCTCATGGCTGAAACTGATAACTTACCTGAATGCTTAGAATGTCTAAAAAGTGCCAAATTCCATGCCTTACTTTATGATCAACTACCAGAGGGTGATATACCTTACACTTCTCGTTACATTAACCGCTTGTCATTTAACCGAAAATCAATCTTAACAAACAGTGAAAACAGCGCAATTACTAATTTTAAAGAAACCCTAAAAAATAAATGTTTCGATAAATATAGGGATAATGTAGAATTTCTCGATTTATTATAG
- a CDS encoding recombinase family protein: protein MKSKKIGLYIRVSSDKQVEEGFSLEAQKDKLIGLANYEKKDYIIYKDGGISGKNTDDRMELKRLLEDVDAGILEAVYVTKISRLARNSRDLENILHEFKKNNVTFKSIGDGIDTSLQMGEAMAKFLGIFAEMERNLIIEQTRTGAERRAREGKIYGSGPIMGYDRDYSGRKTKIVVNEEEKQIIQQIYNLYLGGHGYKAIANRLNKNGYRTKKNSLFAINTIKTILSNPLYAGYIQYGKYKDWNIKRRKGRTEDPIFVEGEHEAIIAKEDWDKVQEQMKNNPRRKLAPVGKYILAGVLCCPECGSKVVGTKSVRKNKEGKRIEHLYYTCSQFHNKGVTACHSNGVRVDLIDKIAFKKIAKDLNSEELTQNLYEYIKNNTINMDSDKGQLRRLEIRIDELEKKKQKLRQLSIKELITDKELEEDLATIAAEINQYKQSIEELNIETKIKHREELDITIDDVKSFLKNISILFNTKNENKRLKVKELVGLIVDKIEIIDKSKADMKIDLKFDDILYRSINPSFPQGETFEYKKS from the coding sequence ATGAAAAGTAAGAAAATAGGATTATATATTCGAGTAAGTTCAGATAAACAAGTAGAAGAAGGATTTTCACTAGAAGCTCAAAAGGATAAACTAATAGGTTTAGCAAATTATGAAAAGAAAGATTATATTATATATAAAGATGGTGGAATATCAGGTAAGAACACGGATGACCGTATGGAACTAAAGAGATTGTTAGAAGATGTTGATGCAGGAATTTTAGAAGCAGTATATGTCACAAAAATATCGAGATTAGCAAGAAATTCACGAGACCTTGAGAACATATTACATGAATTTAAGAAGAATAATGTTACGTTTAAATCAATTGGTGATGGTATTGATACATCTCTTCAAATGGGTGAAGCAATGGCAAAGTTCTTGGGCATATTTGCAGAGATGGAAAGAAACCTTATTATTGAACAAACACGAACAGGTGCAGAAAGAAGAGCAAGAGAAGGAAAAATTTATGGTTCTGGACCTATTATGGGGTATGATCGTGATTATAGTGGCCGAAAAACAAAGATTGTCGTTAATGAAGAAGAGAAACAGATAATACAACAAATTTATAATTTGTATTTAGGTGGACATGGTTATAAAGCAATCGCAAATAGATTAAATAAGAACGGTTATCGTACTAAGAAAAACAGCTTGTTCGCAATTAACACAATTAAAACTATATTGTCTAACCCACTGTATGCAGGATACATTCAATACGGAAAGTATAAAGATTGGAATATTAAAAGAAGAAAAGGGAGAACAGAAGATCCTATATTTGTTGAAGGCGAGCATGAAGCAATTATTGCAAAAGAAGACTGGGATAAAGTGCAAGAACAAATGAAAAATAATCCTAGGCGAAAATTAGCTCCTGTTGGAAAGTATATTTTAGCAGGAGTTTTATGTTGTCCAGAATGTGGTTCTAAAGTAGTAGGAACGAAGTCAGTAAGAAAGAATAAAGAAGGAAAGCGAATTGAACATCTTTACTATACATGTTCTCAATTTCATAATAAAGGTGTTACTGCATGCCATTCAAATGGTGTTAGAGTCGATTTAATCGATAAAATAGCATTTAAGAAGATTGCTAAAGACCTCAATTCAGAAGAACTGACTCAAAATTTATATGAATATATAAAAAATAACACGATAAATATGGACTCAGATAAGGGACAATTAAGAAGGCTTGAAATTAGAATAGACGAACTAGAGAAGAAAAAACAAAAATTAAGACAGTTGAGTATTAAAGAATTAATAACTGATAAAGAACTTGAAGAAGATTTAGCGACAATTGCTGCTGAGATTAATCAATATAAGCAAAGTATCGAAGAATTAAATATTGAAACTAAAATCAAACATCGAGAAGAATTAGATATAACAATTGATGATGTAAAATCCTTTCTAAAAAATATTTCTATACTCTTCAATACTAAAAATGAAAATAAGCGATTAAAGGTAAAAGAACTTGTAGGATTAATTGTTGATAAAATTGAAATAATAGATAAATCTAAAGCAGATATGAAAATAGATTTAAAGTTTGATGATATATTGTACAGATCAATAAATCCGAGTTTTCCACAAGGTGAAACTTTTGAATATAAAAAATCTTAG
- a CDS encoding single-stranded DNA-binding protein yields MLNQTILVGKIIGNPVKEVLDNNKMKTRLTLEIKRGFKNPDTMQYDSDFVTVDLSEGITSTAYDHLKAGVTVGVKARICSVTKETDEGIIYVPEILGEKITFISASKQSETW; encoded by the coding sequence ATGTTAAACCAAACAATACTTGTTGGAAAAATAATAGGCAATCCAGTTAAGGAAGTGTTAGATAATAATAAAATGAAAACAAGGTTAACATTAGAAATCAAAAGAGGTTTTAAAAATCCTGATACAATGCAGTATGATAGTGATTTTGTGACTGTTGATTTATCAGAGGGGATTACTTCAACAGCATATGATCATTTAAAAGCAGGTGTAACAGTGGGGGTTAAAGCGAGAATTTGTTCGGTAACGAAAGAAACAGATGAAGGGATTATCTATGTTCCTGAAATACTAGGAGAGAAAATAACCTTTATTTCTGCAAGTAAACAATCAGAAACTTGGTAG
- a CDS encoding JAB domain-containing protein, protein MRINYYKTKMVLVKENGMNYKVDDDFQVTAPDKIAKLIYELFDLQGEMQEHLIVICLDTKNKIIAVKTAFVGSLNKSVVHPREVFNFALLSSSASIIVAHNHPSGDVRPSQQDISVTKRLSEVGEVIGIELLDHIIIGNQYDELDVKYLSMREEKYLS, encoded by the coding sequence ATGCGTATTAATTATTATAAAACCAAAATGGTGTTAGTAAAAGAAAATGGTATGAATTATAAAGTTGACGATGATTTTCAAGTGACAGCACCAGATAAAATCGCAAAGTTGATTTACGAGTTATTCGATCTACAAGGTGAGATGCAGGAACACTTGATTGTTATTTGCTTAGATACTAAGAACAAAATAATCGCAGTCAAAACAGCCTTTGTTGGTTCACTTAATAAATCAGTTGTACATCCGAGAGAAGTGTTTAACTTTGCATTGTTATCATCTTCTGCAAGCATTATAGTAGCCCATAATCATCCAAGTGGAGATGTTCGGCCAAGTCAACAAGATATAAGTGTTACTAAAAGACTTAGTGAAGTTGGTGAAGTAATTGGTATAGAGCTTCTCGATCACATCATCATAGGTAACCAATACGATGAATTAGATGTGAAGTATTTAAGTATGAGAGAAGAAAAGTATCTTAGTTAA
- a CDS encoding DUF3846 domain-containing protein codes for MKKGILIKRTEDQQSLAISVVEINKNSNMSELHQIYKHLGVNLIDIVSYRDKSIYIDDEGLLKAEPQLTMLLNDTNQYLYGNVLIMGPCDEEGETLGISIKDADS; via the coding sequence ATGAAAAAAGGAATTTTAATAAAAAGAACAGAAGACCAACAATCATTAGCTATCAGTGTTGTTGAAATTAATAAGAACAGTAATATGTCAGAATTGCATCAAATCTATAAACATCTAGGTGTAAACCTAATTGACATTGTTAGTTATAGAGACAAATCAATCTATATTGATGATGAAGGACTATTAAAAGCAGAACCACAACTAACAATGTTACTTAATGATACCAATCAGTATCTATACGGTAATGTGTTAATTATGGGGCCATGTGATGAGGAAGGCGAAACGTTAGGTATCAGCATAAAAGACGCAGATTCATAG